The genomic window AACCCAAAGCGCGGGCGGTATTGAGGTCGTCATCCATGGCCTCCCTGAACTGGCCCAGAACCCCGGCTGTATCCCGGGGAGGCTCCATTTCTTCCACCGACCCGACCAGATCCTCAGCCTCTTTAAGGGTTCGGTAGGCCCGTTCCAGTCCCCGGCCTTCTTCCTGCAGGGTTTCGATGGAAAAATCAATCGGGCTTCGGTAGTGTTTGGACAGCACAAAAAGCCTCAGGATCTCGGGGTGAGAATGGACCAGTACATCCCGGATGGTAAAAAAATTCTTGAGTGACTTTGACATTTTCTGGTGGTTAATCTGAACAAAGCCGTTATGCAGCCAGTAACGGGCGAATTTTCGGTTCAGCGGTACAGCCTGGGCGAGCTCGTTTTCATGGTGGGGGAAAATAAGGTCATGGCCTCCGCCGTGGATGTCGAATTCCGCCCCAAGATAGTGGGCGCTCATGGCCGAACACTCAAGGTGCCACCCTGGCCGTCCCGGACCCCAAGGACTGGGCCAGGAAGGTTCACCGGGCTTGCTCTCCTTCCAGAGCACGAAATCCAAAGGGTTCTTCTTGTGCGGGTCAACCTTGACTCTACTCCCGGCCCGCAACTTCTCGATATCACGACCGGCGAGGCGACCATAGGCCGGGAAGCGGGAAACCTCATAGAAGACATCTTTACCGGCCTGGTAGGCAAGGCCTTTTTCAAGCAAGCCCTTGATATCAGCGACCATGAGATCAATATGCTCGGTGGCTCGCGGTTCCACGTCCGGCCTGAGGAGACCGAGGGTATCCATGTCTTGATGAAACATGCTGATGTAACGTTCAGCCAGATCTAAATAATTACTATTTTCTTCCTGGGCCCGTTGGATGATTTTGTCATCCAGGTCTGTGAAGTTGCGGACATATCGGACTTCGAGCCCTATAGATCGGAGGTAGCGAACCAAGGTGTCGAAGACGATATAGCATCGGGCGTGGCCGATGTGGCACTGGTCATAAACCGTCGGCCCGCAGACATAGATCGTGGCCTTTCCCTTTTCCAGCGGGACAAAAGGCTCTTTTTTCTGAGTTGCGGTGTTGTATAAAACCAGGGACATCTTTCCTTCTGGAATCGTTTAAATCACCTGACGCCGATTTCCGTCAAGCGGAGACAACATGTCTTTCGAGGGGGAGGAAGGTTTGATTGGCTCCAGGTCCTGGCCTTGGCCTCATCTGCAACGTTTCCGCGACAACAGGACCACGGCCCAAGCGGCCAAACCTTCCTGGCGTCCAATGGCTCCCAGACCTTCGGTGGTGGTGCCTTTGACGTTCAAACGATCCGGCTCCGTGGACAGGGCTTCAGCCATGATCTGGATCATCTCCGGGACATGATCCCTGATTCTTGGTCGTTCAGCGATCAGAGTCAGGTCCGCATTGACCAGATCAAATCCGGCGGCCCTGACCTTGTGCGCGACCTGACCGAGCATGGCACGGCCTTCCATCCCAGCCCATTGCGAATCCTTATCTGGAAAATTGACTCCAATATCCGGCAGGCCCGCAGCGCCAAGCATGGCATCACAGAGGGCGTGAACGATGACGTCAGCGTCTGAGTGACCGGCCAGGCCCTGTTCATGAGGCACTTCCACACCCCCTAACATCAATTTACGGCCGGAAATGAAGGCATGAACATCATATCCAATACCAATACGCATATCGCGACCTTTATGATCATACTCGAGCAGACTCTCGGCCAGGATAAAGTCTTCGGGTAAAGTGATCTTGATATTGTCAACCGCACCGGCCACAATCCGAACCGAACGACCAAGCCTTTCGATGAGCGCGGCTTCATCCGTAGCGATAAAGCCATTTTCCCTAGCTGTAGAAAGGGCCTCGGCCAACCATAAGCGATCAAAGACCTGGGGGGTTTGAGCCTGCCAAAGCTGGCTGCGGTCCAGGGTTTGGACGATGGTCTCTCCCTCGACCAGTTTAAGGGTGTCTCTGACCGGAACAGCAGCAATGGCCGCGCCAGTTTCACGCGCGGCCTGGATCACCTCCTCGATAGTCTTGACCCGAACCAGGGGTCGAACCGCATCATGGATTAAAACCAATTCGATGTCATCTTCCAGGGCCAGAAAGCCGTTATAAACCGAATCCTGCCGACGTTCACCTCCGGTGATGACGCGCACCACCTTCTGAAAACCAAAACGTTCCAGAATCTCAGACCGGACAAAATCTTCCTGCCCTTCAGGGACAACAAGAATGACCCGATCCACTGAAGCAGTCTGTTCAAACTGAGAGAGGGTATGAGCGAGCACCGGCCACTGGCCCAGGTCTGAAAACTGCTTGGGCTGTAACTGGTTGAAGCGTCTGCCCACGCCTCCGGCCGGAATAATCGCTACGACCGGACCGCTGCGCTCACCCGAATTCATGATACACCTCAAAAAGGGGGCGGTGATGGACCTTTTAGGACTCAGGAAGGGGCCTGTAAGCCGAGTTCTGTTCCCCGCTCCGGTCGCCCGGAAGCGGGGTAATGATCATTAATCTAGGAGACCGGTTCCCCGGCCTCTCAAGCAACCTACCCTGGGATTTCGGGCGGGCCACCCTCAAACACCCCTCTATTTGGTCTTGCTCCGGATGGGGTTTACCAAGCCTCCGGCGTCACCACCGGACCTGGTGAGCTCTTACCTCACCTTTTCACCCTTGCCACGGCCGAACCGTGGCGGTGTATTTTCTGTGGCACTTTCCCGAGGTCACCCTCGCTGGCAGTTAACCAGCATCCTGCCCTGTGGAGCTCGGACTTTCCTCTCGCGCTTAGCTTTTGCCTGCGCCAGCGATCATTCAGCCTGCTTCCTTGAGTCTGATCCCCCTTCTTGACTCTTTTCTCCTGGCTCCGGTCCGTGAGACGCGGCCCGGGAGGCCAATTTATCGGCGTGAGCATTAAATTCACGCCTAATATGTAGAATATCATAGGCCTCCAGGTCTTGCAATAGGGCCATGACCTGGGCATAAAGCGGACGCAGGCGCTGATTCTTCACCCGATAGAGACCCTGAACCTGCCTGACCACCAGTTCAGAATCCAGCATAACCTTGAGGCGGGTTGCGCCCTGGTGATGAGCCTCCTCAAGCCCCAGAATCAAGGCCTGATACTCGGCCTCGTTGTTGGTGGCCCGACCCAATGATCGGCTGAGTTCAGCCAGGACCAGGCCGGCTGGATCTTCAAGCACGACGCCAGCTCCTGCCGAGCCAGGATTACCTTGAGAGGCGCCATCGGTATGAAGGGTCCACCAGCCCTCGCTTTTCTCAAGACCTTTCAATAAATTTTTCTGATCGTTCATTGGTTATCCCTAAAGGAATTCCATTAAAGAATGGTTCGCTCCAAACCAGACCAATATTCAAAAATGAGTATCAACTGCTCTTAAAGGCCTTTTTCCGCCATATAGGCCGCCAGGTCAGCCACACGGCAGGCGTAACCCCACTCATTATCATACCAGGTTACAACCTTGGCCAGTTCACCCTCAAGGACCATAGTGAACTCCAGATCAACGATGGAGGAGTGAGGGTTCCCTTTGAAATCCATGGAAACCAGAGCTTCCTCCTCACAAGACATGATATTTTTCAAGTCGGTGGCAGCAGCCTTTTTTAGTTCCTCCCGAAGCTCATCGGTAGAGGTCTTCCGGCTGATTTGAGCCACAAAATCCACCACGGAAACGGTGGGGGTGGGCACACGAAGCGAGTATCCATCAAAACGGCCCATAAGCTCAGGGATGACCAAGGCCACGGCCTTGGCCGCGCCGGTGGTAGTGGGAATGATGTTCACGGCTGCCGCTCGAGCTCTCCGAAGATCTTTATGAGCAAGGTCCAAAATTCGCTGATCGCCCGTATAAGAATGCACGGTCGTCATCAAGCCTTTTTCGATGCCAAAGGCGCGGTGAACAACAAGGGCGGGCGGGGCCAGGCAATTAGTGGTGCAGGAGGCGTTTGAGATGATATGGTGTCTCTCCGGCCGGTAGGCCTCGTGATTGACTCCCATGACCACTGTCAAATCTACTTCGTTGGCCGGAGCAGTAATGATCACTTTCTTGGCCCCAGCCTCGAGGTGGGCCGAAGCTCTTGGTCCGGTTCGAAAAAGACCGGTGCCTTCCACCACGATATCCACGCCAACATCACTCCAAGGTATTTCGGCTGGATCGCGACTGGAAAAATTTTTAATCGCCT from Deltaproteobacteria bacterium includes these protein-coding regions:
- a CDS encoding cysteine--tRNA ligase; this translates as MSLVLYNTATQKKEPFVPLEKGKATIYVCGPTVYDQCHIGHARCYIVFDTLVRYLRSIGLEVRYVRNFTDLDDKIIQRAQEENSNYLDLAERYISMFHQDMDTLGLLRPDVEPRATEHIDLMVADIKGLLEKGLAYQAGKDVFYEVSRFPAYGRLAGRDIEKLRAGSRVKVDPHKKNPLDFVLWKESKPGEPSWPSPWGPGRPGWHLECSAMSAHYLGAEFDIHGGGHDLIFPHHENELAQAVPLNRKFARYWLHNGFVQINHQKMSKSLKNFFTIRDVLVHSHPEILRLFVLSKHYRSPIDFSIETLQEEGRGLERAYRTLKEAEDLVGSVEEMEPPRDTAGVLGQFREAMDDDLNTARALGYAFECVRELNHLLDQGRAGKTEHDRIRSWVSAVRSMGQVLGVFIHDPDQYLGQRTQKGILESGLSREKIEEMIRVRVEARADKNWAEADRIRDELKEKGVILEDVGAQTRWRIET
- the gap gene encoding type I glyceraldehyde-3-phosphate dehydrogenase, which codes for MVCIGINGFGRIGRQVLKAVLERYPGSLEVAAVNDLYDVKTNAHLFKYDSNYGQFQGKVEVEDDTLLIDGQAIKNFSSRDPAEIPWSDVGVDIVVEGTGLFRTGPRASAHLEAGAKKVIITAPANEVDLTVVMGVNHEAYRPERHHIISNASCTTNCLAPPALVVHRAFGIEKGLMTTVHSYTGDQRILDLAHKDLRRARAAAVNIIPTTTGAAKAVALVIPELMGRFDGYSLRVPTPTVSVVDFVAQISRKTSTDELREELKKAAATDLKNIMSCEEEALVSMDFKGNPHSSIVDLEFTMVLEGELAKVVTWYDNEWGYACRVADLAAYMAEKGL
- the ispD gene encoding 2-C-methyl-D-erythritol 4-phosphate cytidylyltransferase translates to MNSGERSGPVVAIIPAGGVGRRFNQLQPKQFSDLGQWPVLAHTLSQFEQTASVDRVILVVPEGQEDFVRSEILERFGFQKVVRVITGGERRQDSVYNGFLALEDDIELVLIHDAVRPLVRVKTIEEVIQAARETGAAIAAVPVRDTLKLVEGETIVQTLDRSQLWQAQTPQVFDRLWLAEALSTARENGFIATDEAALIERLGRSVRIVAGAVDNIKITLPEDFILAESLLEYDHKGRDMRIGIGYDVHAFISGRKLMLGGVEVPHEQGLAGHSDADVIVHALCDAMLGAAGLPDIGVNFPDKDSQWAGMEGRAMLGQVAHKVRAAGFDLVNADLTLIAERPRIRDHVPEMIQIMAEALSTEPDRLNVKGTTTEGLGAIGRQEGLAAWAVVLLSRKRCR